One Pseudomonas sp. B21_DOA genomic window, CATTCTGCGCTCCATTCACGCCAAGCCTGACGACCGCCTGCTGGAAATCGGCCCCGGCCAGGGTGCCCTGACCCAAGGTTTGCTTGGCTCTGGCGCGCAACTCGACGTGGTGGAACTGGACAAGGATCTGATTCCGATCCTCAATCAGCAGTTTGCTGGCATGAGCAATTTCAACCTGCATCAGGGCGATGCGCTGAAGTTCGACTTCAATTCGCTGAACGCCGCGCCAAACAGCCTGCGGGTAGTCGGCAACCTGCCCTACAACATCTCCACGCCGCTGATTTTTCACCTGCTGAACAACGCCGGCATCATTCGTGACATGCACTTCATGTTGCAGAAAGAAGTGGTCGAGCGTCTGGCCGCAGGCCCGGGTGGCGGTGATTGGGGTCGTCTGTCGATCATGGTTCAGTATCACTGCCGTGTAGAACATCTGTTCAACGTCGGACCGGGCGCGTTCAATCCGCCGCCGAAAGTAGATTCGGCGATCGTTCGTCTCGTGCCCCACGCGGTACTGCCGCACCCGGCCAAGGATCACAAGCTGCTGGAGCGCGTGGTGCGCGAAGCTTTCAACCAGCGCCGCAAAACCTTGCGCAATACCCTCAAGCAATTGCTCAGCAATGCCGAGATCGAAGCCGCTGGCGTCGATGGCAGCCTGCGTCCCGAGCAACTGGATCTGGCCGCATTCGTGCGTCTGGCCGACCAGCTCGCGATACAGGTCCCGGCAGCTCCCGCCGCCGACTGACCCGCGATGAACGCTATCGGGCAGCACACCACTCTGGTTTACTGCCCGATACTTGCCTAGACTGATTCCCCATCAGCTACGCCCCGCGTTCCGCTTCGTTAAGGCCCTCTTGCATGTCCGATTCCCGTTATCAGGTCGATGTCAGCGTCGTCACTCACTATCTGGCAGACCAATCGCAACCCGAACACGACCGTTTCGCCTTCGCCTACACCATCACCGTGCAGAACAACGGCGAGCTTGCCGCCAAGCTTCTGGCCCGGCACTGGGTAATTACCGATGGTGACGGCCATGTCGAAGAAGTACGCGGTGAAGGCGTCGTTGGCCAGCAACCGTTGATCGATGCAGGCAAGAGCCACACGTATACCAGCGGCACGGTGATGACCACCAAGGTCGGCACCATGCAGGGCACCTATCAGATGCTCGCTGATGACGGTAAACATTTCGATGCAGTCATCAAACCGTTTCGCCTCGCTGTACCCGGAGCCCTGCACTGATGACGACGTACGCCGTCGGCGACTTGCAAGGCTGCCTCGAGCCGCTCAAGTGCCTGCTCAAGCAAGTTGCCTTTGACCCGGCGCTGGATCGGCTATGGCTGGTTGGCGATCTGGTGAACCGTGGCCCGCAGTCGCTGGAAACCCTGCGTTTTCTCCATGAGATGCGCGAGTCGCTGGTCTGTGTCCTCGGCAATCACGATTTGCATCTGCTGGCCGCCGCGAAAAAGATCGAGCGTTTGAAGAAAAGCGACACCTTGCGCGAAATCATCGAGGCGCCCGATGGCCCGCAACTGATGGAATGGCTGCGCCAGCAGAAGCTGATGCATTACGACGAAATCCGTGATGTCGCCATGGTCCACGCCGGCATCCCGCCGCAATGGTCGCTGCGCCGTGCCCTTAAATGCGCCGCCGAAGTCGAGACTGCACTGCGCGACGACAATGTCTTCCCGGCCTACCTTGACGGCATGTACGGCAACGAGCCGGCAAAATGGGACAACGACCTCAAAGGCATCGATCGCCTGCGGGTGATCACCAATTACTTCACGCGCATGCGCTTTTGCACCGCCGAGGGCAAGCTTGACCTCAAGAGCAAGGAAGGCCTCGACAGCGCCCCGCCCGGCTACAAACCGTGGTTTCAGCACAAAGAACGCAAGACCAAAGGCCTGCGCATCATTTTTGGCCACTGGGCAGCGCTCGAAGGCAACATCCACGAGCCGGGCATTTCAGCGCTGGACACCGGATGCGTATGGGGCGGCAGCCTGACACTGATGAACGTCGACAGCGGCGAACGTCTGTCATGCAAATGTGATGAACACGGCGGGCTTGCACACACGGTCGCGCCACTTATC contains:
- the rsmA gene encoding 16S rRNA (adenine(1518)-N(6)/adenine(1519)-N(6))-dimethyltransferase RsmA, giving the protein MNEQYQHKARKRFGQNFLHDAGVIDRILRSIHAKPDDRLLEIGPGQGALTQGLLGSGAQLDVVELDKDLIPILNQQFAGMSNFNLHQGDALKFDFNSLNAAPNSLRVVGNLPYNISTPLIFHLLNNAGIIRDMHFMLQKEVVERLAAGPGGGDWGRLSIMVQYHCRVEHLFNVGPGAFNPPPKVDSAIVRLVPHAVLPHPAKDHKLLERVVREAFNQRRKTLRNTLKQLLSNAEIEAAGVDGSLRPEQLDLAAFVRLADQLAIQVPAAPAAD
- a CDS encoding symmetrical bis(5'-nucleosyl)-tetraphosphatase, producing the protein MTTYAVGDLQGCLEPLKCLLKQVAFDPALDRLWLVGDLVNRGPQSLETLRFLHEMRESLVCVLGNHDLHLLAAAKKIERLKKSDTLREIIEAPDGPQLMEWLRQQKLMHYDEIRDVAMVHAGIPPQWSLRRALKCAAEVETALRDDNVFPAYLDGMYGNEPAKWDNDLKGIDRLRVITNYFTRMRFCTAEGKLDLKSKEGLDSAPPGYKPWFQHKERKTKGLRIIFGHWAALEGNIHEPGISALDTGCVWGGSLTLMNVDSGERLSCKCDEHGGLAHTVAPLIPESSPVGAPR
- the apaG gene encoding Co2+/Mg2+ efflux protein ApaG, with amino-acid sequence MSDSRYQVDVSVVTHYLADQSQPEHDRFAFAYTITVQNNGELAAKLLARHWVITDGDGHVEEVRGEGVVGQQPLIDAGKSHTYTSGTVMTTKVGTMQGTYQMLADDGKHFDAVIKPFRLAVPGALH